Proteins encoded within one genomic window of Columba livia isolate bColLiv1 breed racing homer chromosome 1, bColLiv1.pat.W.v2, whole genome shotgun sequence:
- the BOC gene encoding brother of CDO isoform X5 — protein sequence MAMTRGKKRPMSPISCLILAAASCFARLSESLQVTVQPASIVQKLGGLVSLGCVVDPPRVNLTWRLNGKELAGSDEVLGIHIERGKLVIAALNNRTVGRYQCIARVPEGVIASVPAVVTLANLKDFKFDGQHVIEVDEGNTAVIACDLPESHPKAQVRYSVKQEWLEASRDNYLIMPSGNLQIVNASQEDEGTYKCAAYNPVTQEVKTSVSSERLRVRRSTAEAARIIYPPEAQTIIVTKGQSLILECVASGIPPPRVSWAKDGSSVSAYNKTRFLLSNLLIDPTSEEDSGTYSCTADNGVGEAGAAFIFYNVQVFEPPEVTMELSQQIIPWGQSAKFTCEVRGNPQPSVMWLRNAVPLSASHRLRLSRKALRLVSVGPEDDGIYQCMAENEVGSAQAMVQLRTARPGATRNPGRDAQLGSAQPPTPPSRDSALKLPLDKAALPKPETTPLAASPQCAANGELVSPAEAPIILSSPRTSKTDSYDLVWRPRPDSRAPILYYVVKHRKQVTNASDSWAVRDVPASQHRLTLTRLDPGSLYEVEMAAHNCAGEGQTAMVTFRTGKGRRPKPDIVASKEQQIQRDDPGTSTQSSNQPDNSRLSPPEAPDRPTISVASETSVYVTWIPRGNGGFPIQSFRVEYKKLKKLGDWVLATSDIPPSRLSVEIPGLEKGMSYKFRVRALNILGESEPSAASRPYVVSGYSNRVYERPVAGPYITFTDAINETTIMLKWMYIPASNNNTPIHGFYIYYRPTDSDNDSDYKKDVVEGDRYWHSISHLQPETSYDIKMQCFNEGGESEFSNVMICETKARKTLGLPGRLPPPTVAPQQRPPLSGGHSGLGTGAMVARSSDLPYLIVGVVLGSIVLLIVAFIPFCLWRAWSKQKQTIDMGFPGAGLLVSSCQYTMVPLRGISAPRANGHPYVNGQPYANGAHLNGICPSAGVGYASTKPRDYSPDEVPQSHEETNALLQARVLHNGNAQQDYQPSRLPNSRTEDSSFLYSLPDDSTHQLLQPQDDCPHLQEHFVGLHHPVMGSKVGGPSLDARRDPLFHQGSPCCLGLVPVEEVERLDCCQSRGDLHPQNPVIASLGQDLPRHLNSSPPPLRPLETHSPTS from the exons GTGAatctctgcaggtgacagtgcAACCTGCCTCCATTGTCCAAAAGCTCGGGGGCCTAGTCAGCCTGGGGTGTGTGGTGGATCCCCCCAGAGTGAACCTCACATGGAGACTGAACGGGAAAGAGTTGGCTGGATCGGACGAGGTGCTGGGTATCCACATCGAGCGAGGGAAACTTGTCATCGCAGCTCTCAACAACCGCACGGTGGGGCGATACCAGTGCATCGCTCGAGTTCCCGAAGGAGTCATTGCCAGTGTCCCCGCAGTGGTCACATTAGCTA ATCTCAAAGATTTCAAGTTTGATGGCCAGCATGTGATCGAGGTGGATGAAGGGAACACGGCCGTGATCGCCTGCGACCTGCCCGAAAGTCACCCCAAGGCTCAGGTCCGCTACAGCGTGAAGCAGGAGTGGCTAGAGGCCTCCCGAG ACAATTACCTTATCATGCCATCCGGGAACCTTCAGATTGTCAATGCCAGCCAAGAGGATGAGGGGACTTACAAATGTGCTGCCTACAACCCTGTGACGCAGGAGGTGAAAACCTCTGTCTCCAGTGAGAGGCTCCGTGTGAGAC gttccacagcagaggcagccCGGATAATCTACCCCCCCGAAGCTCAGACCATCATTGTCACCAAGGGCCAAAGCCTCATCCTAGAGTGTGTGGCCAGTGGGATCCCCCCGCCCCGGGTCAGCTGGGCCAAGGATGGCTCCAGTGTCTCTGCATACAACAAGACGCGCTTCCTGCTCAGCAACCTCCTGATTGACCCCACCAGTGAGGAAGACTCGGGCACCTACAGCTGCACAGCCGACAACGGGGTtggggaggctggagctgcaTTCATCTTCTACAACGTGCAGGTGTTTG AGCCACCGGAGGTCACCATGGAGCTGTCCCAGCAGATCATTCCCTGGGGCCAGAGCGCCAAGTTCACCTGTGAGGTGCGAGGGAACCCCCAGCCCTCCGTCATGTGGCTGCGCAACGCTGTCCCCCTCTCCGCCAGCCATCGGCTGCGGCTGTCCCGCAAGGCACTGCGGCTGGTCAGCGTGGGGCCCGAGGATGACGGTATATACCAGTGCATGGCGGAGAACGAGGTCGGCAGCGCGCAAGCCATGGTGCAACTGAGGACAGCCAGGCCAG GAGCTACACGCAACCCTGGGCGAGATGCCCAGCTGGGCTCGGCTCAGCCTCCAACACCACCTTCCAGGGACAGTGCCTTAAAGCTGCCTCTGGATAAAGCTGCACTGCCAAAGCCTGAGACAACCCCGCTGGCAGCATCTCCACAGTGTGCAGCCAACGGTGAGCTGGTGTCTCCAGCTGAGGCCCCCATCATCCTCAGTTCTCCCCGGACATCCAAGACAGACAGCTACGATCTGGTGTGGAGACCCCGGCCTGACAGCAGAGCCCCCATCCTCTATTACGTGGTGAAGCATCGCAAG CAGGTCACCAACGCCTCGGACAGCTGGGCAGTGAGGGACGTCCCAGCCTCGCAGCACCGCCTGACCCTCACCAGGCTGGACCCTGGGAGCCTTTACGAGGTGGAGATGGCCGCTCACAACTGTGCCGGCGAGGGACAGACGGCCATGGTGACCTTCCGGACTGGTAAAG GCCGGCGCCCAAAACCAGATATTGTTGCCAGCAAAGAGCAGCAAATCCAGAGGGACGACCCAGGCACGAGCACTCAGAGCAGTAACCAGCCTGACAACAGCCGTCTGTCCC CTCCAGAGGCACCAGACCGTCCAACCATCTCTGTGGCATCAGAGACTTCTGTGTATGTGACTTGGATCCCCCGTGGGAATGGTGGGTTCCCCATCCAGTCTTTCCGTGTCGAATataagaaactgaagaagttGGGAGACTGGGTCCTGGCCACCAGTGATATTCCTCCCTCTCGCCTCTCTGTTGAAATCCCAGGCCTGGAGAAAG GCATGTCCTACAAATTCCGTGTCCGAGCACTGAACATCCTGGGAGAGAGTGAGCCCAGTGCGGCGTCTCGGCCATATGTGGTGTCTGGGTACAGCAACCGAGTCTACGAGCGCCCTGTGGCCGGGCCATACATCACCTTCACAGATGCCATCAATGAGACCACCATCATGCTGAAGTGGATG TATATCCCAGCCAGCAACAACAACACTCCCATCCACGGTTTTTACATCTACTACCGTCCCACTGACAGTGACAACGACAGCGACTACAAGAAGGATGTGGTGGAAG GAGATCGGTACTGGCATTCCATCAGCCACCTGCAGCCAGAAACCTCCTATGACATTAAGATGCAGTGCTTCAACGAGGGTGGTGAAAGCGAGTTCAGCAACGTGATGATCTGTGAAACGAAAG CTCGGAAGACTCTTGGTTTGCCTGGTCGTCTCCCACCCCCCACAGTGGCCCCCCAGCAGCGTCCCCCACTCAGTGGTGGGCACAGTGGCCTGGGGACAGGAGCCATGGTGGCCCGTTCCAGCGACCTGCCATACTTGATTGTAGGTGTTGTGCTGGGCTCTATCGTACTCCTCATTGTGGCTTTcatccccttttgcctttggaGAGCCTGGTCCAAGCAGA aGCAAACCATTGACATGGGCttcccaggagctgggctgctggTATCGTCCTGCCAGTACACCATGGTGCCTCTGAGGGGCATCTCTGCTCCTCGTGCCAATGGCCACCCCTATGTTAACGGGCAGCCCTATGCTAATGGGGCACATCTGAATGGCATCTGCCCTTCTGCAGGAGTGGGATATGCAAGCACCAAGCCCCGAGATTACAGTCCAGATGAAGTCCCGCAG TCACACGAGGAGACCAACGCCTTGCTGCAGGCGAGAGTGCTGCACAACGGGAATGCCCAGCAAGACTACCAGCCCTCCAG ATTGCCTAACTCGAGAACAGAAGACAGCTCTTTCCTCTACAGTCTCCCAGATGACTCCACTCACCAGCTTCTTCAGCCACAAGATGACTGTCCTCACCTTCAAGAGCACTTTGTTGGCCTCCATCATCCAGTGATGGGCAGCAAAGTGGGAGGCCCTAGCCTGGATGCTCGACGAGATCCTCTGTTCCACCAAG GAAGCCCTTGCTGCCTAGGCCTAGTGCCAGTTGAAGAGGTAGAAAGACTAGATTGCTGCCAATCCAGAGGAGATCTCCATCCCCAGAATCCAGTGATCGCATCTTTGGGTCAGGACCTACCAAGACATCTGAACAGCAGCCCGCCACCACTGAGGCCCTTAGAGACTCATTCTCCCACCAGCTAG
- the BOC gene encoding brother of CDO isoform X7 produces the protein MAMTRGKKRPMSPISCLILAAASCFARLSESLQVTVQPASIVQKLGGLVSLGCVVDPPRVNLTWRLNGKELAGSDEVLGIHIERGKLVIAALNNRTVGRYQCIARVPEGVIASVPAVVTLANLKDFKFDGQHVIEVDEGNTAVIACDLPESHPKAQVRYSVKQEWLEASRDNYLIMPSGNLQIVNASQEDEGTYKCAAYNPVTQEVKTSVSSERLRVRRSTAEAARIIYPPEAQTIIVTKGQSLILECVASGIPPPRVSWAKDGSSVSAYNKTRFLLSNLLIDPTSEEDSGTYSCTADNGVGEAGAAFIFYNVQVFEPPEVTMELSQQIIPWGQSAKFTCEVRGNPQPSVMWLRNAVPLSASHRLRLSRKALRLVSVGPEDDGIYQCMAENEVGSAQAMVQLRTARPGATRNPGRDAQLGSAQPPTPPSRDSALKLPLDKAALPKPETTPLAASPQCAANGELVSPAEAPIILSSPRTSKTDSYDLVWRPRPDSRAPILYYVVKHRKQVTNASDSWAVRDVPASQHRLTLTRLDPGSLYEVEMAAHNCAGEGQTAMVTFRTGRRPKPDIVASKEQQIQRDDPGTSTQSSNQPDNSRLSPPEAPDRPTISVASETSVYVTWIPRGNGGFPIQSFRVEYKKLKKLGDWVLATSDIPPSRLSVEIPGLEKGMSYKFRVRALNILGESEPSAASRPYVVSGYSNRVYERPVAGPYITFTDAINETTIMLKWMYIPASNNNTPIHGFYIYYRPTDSDNDSDYKKDVVEGDRYWHSISHLQPETSYDIKMQCFNEGGESEFSNVMICETKARKTLGLPGRLPPPTVAPQQRPPLSGGHSGLGTGAMVARSSDLPYLIVGVVLGSIVLLIVAFIPFCLWRAWSKQKQTIDMGFPGAGLLVSSCQYTMVPLRGISAPRANGHPYVNGQPYANGAHLNGICPSAGVGYASTKPRDYSPDEVPQSHEETNALLQARVLHNGNAQQDYQPSRLPNSRTEDSSFLYSLPDDSTHQLLQPQDDCPHLQEHFVGLHHPVMGSKVGGPSLDARRDPLFHQGSPCCLGLVPVEEVERLDCCQSRGDLHPQNPVIASLGQDLPRHLNSSPPPLRPLETHSPTS, from the exons GTGAatctctgcaggtgacagtgcAACCTGCCTCCATTGTCCAAAAGCTCGGGGGCCTAGTCAGCCTGGGGTGTGTGGTGGATCCCCCCAGAGTGAACCTCACATGGAGACTGAACGGGAAAGAGTTGGCTGGATCGGACGAGGTGCTGGGTATCCACATCGAGCGAGGGAAACTTGTCATCGCAGCTCTCAACAACCGCACGGTGGGGCGATACCAGTGCATCGCTCGAGTTCCCGAAGGAGTCATTGCCAGTGTCCCCGCAGTGGTCACATTAGCTA ATCTCAAAGATTTCAAGTTTGATGGCCAGCATGTGATCGAGGTGGATGAAGGGAACACGGCCGTGATCGCCTGCGACCTGCCCGAAAGTCACCCCAAGGCTCAGGTCCGCTACAGCGTGAAGCAGGAGTGGCTAGAGGCCTCCCGAG ACAATTACCTTATCATGCCATCCGGGAACCTTCAGATTGTCAATGCCAGCCAAGAGGATGAGGGGACTTACAAATGTGCTGCCTACAACCCTGTGACGCAGGAGGTGAAAACCTCTGTCTCCAGTGAGAGGCTCCGTGTGAGAC gttccacagcagaggcagccCGGATAATCTACCCCCCCGAAGCTCAGACCATCATTGTCACCAAGGGCCAAAGCCTCATCCTAGAGTGTGTGGCCAGTGGGATCCCCCCGCCCCGGGTCAGCTGGGCCAAGGATGGCTCCAGTGTCTCTGCATACAACAAGACGCGCTTCCTGCTCAGCAACCTCCTGATTGACCCCACCAGTGAGGAAGACTCGGGCACCTACAGCTGCACAGCCGACAACGGGGTtggggaggctggagctgcaTTCATCTTCTACAACGTGCAGGTGTTTG AGCCACCGGAGGTCACCATGGAGCTGTCCCAGCAGATCATTCCCTGGGGCCAGAGCGCCAAGTTCACCTGTGAGGTGCGAGGGAACCCCCAGCCCTCCGTCATGTGGCTGCGCAACGCTGTCCCCCTCTCCGCCAGCCATCGGCTGCGGCTGTCCCGCAAGGCACTGCGGCTGGTCAGCGTGGGGCCCGAGGATGACGGTATATACCAGTGCATGGCGGAGAACGAGGTCGGCAGCGCGCAAGCCATGGTGCAACTGAGGACAGCCAGGCCAG GAGCTACACGCAACCCTGGGCGAGATGCCCAGCTGGGCTCGGCTCAGCCTCCAACACCACCTTCCAGGGACAGTGCCTTAAAGCTGCCTCTGGATAAAGCTGCACTGCCAAAGCCTGAGACAACCCCGCTGGCAGCATCTCCACAGTGTGCAGCCAACGGTGAGCTGGTGTCTCCAGCTGAGGCCCCCATCATCCTCAGTTCTCCCCGGACATCCAAGACAGACAGCTACGATCTGGTGTGGAGACCCCGGCCTGACAGCAGAGCCCCCATCCTCTATTACGTGGTGAAGCATCGCAAG CAGGTCACCAACGCCTCGGACAGCTGGGCAGTGAGGGACGTCCCAGCCTCGCAGCACCGCCTGACCCTCACCAGGCTGGACCCTGGGAGCCTTTACGAGGTGGAGATGGCCGCTCACAACTGTGCCGGCGAGGGACAGACGGCCATGGTGACCTTCCGGACTG GCCGGCGCCCAAAACCAGATATTGTTGCCAGCAAAGAGCAGCAAATCCAGAGGGACGACCCAGGCACGAGCACTCAGAGCAGTAACCAGCCTGACAACAGCCGTCTGTCCC CTCCAGAGGCACCAGACCGTCCAACCATCTCTGTGGCATCAGAGACTTCTGTGTATGTGACTTGGATCCCCCGTGGGAATGGTGGGTTCCCCATCCAGTCTTTCCGTGTCGAATataagaaactgaagaagttGGGAGACTGGGTCCTGGCCACCAGTGATATTCCTCCCTCTCGCCTCTCTGTTGAAATCCCAGGCCTGGAGAAAG GCATGTCCTACAAATTCCGTGTCCGAGCACTGAACATCCTGGGAGAGAGTGAGCCCAGTGCGGCGTCTCGGCCATATGTGGTGTCTGGGTACAGCAACCGAGTCTACGAGCGCCCTGTGGCCGGGCCATACATCACCTTCACAGATGCCATCAATGAGACCACCATCATGCTGAAGTGGATG TATATCCCAGCCAGCAACAACAACACTCCCATCCACGGTTTTTACATCTACTACCGTCCCACTGACAGTGACAACGACAGCGACTACAAGAAGGATGTGGTGGAAG GAGATCGGTACTGGCATTCCATCAGCCACCTGCAGCCAGAAACCTCCTATGACATTAAGATGCAGTGCTTCAACGAGGGTGGTGAAAGCGAGTTCAGCAACGTGATGATCTGTGAAACGAAAG CTCGGAAGACTCTTGGTTTGCCTGGTCGTCTCCCACCCCCCACAGTGGCCCCCCAGCAGCGTCCCCCACTCAGTGGTGGGCACAGTGGCCTGGGGACAGGAGCCATGGTGGCCCGTTCCAGCGACCTGCCATACTTGATTGTAGGTGTTGTGCTGGGCTCTATCGTACTCCTCATTGTGGCTTTcatccccttttgcctttggaGAGCCTGGTCCAAGCAGA aGCAAACCATTGACATGGGCttcccaggagctgggctgctggTATCGTCCTGCCAGTACACCATGGTGCCTCTGAGGGGCATCTCTGCTCCTCGTGCCAATGGCCACCCCTATGTTAACGGGCAGCCCTATGCTAATGGGGCACATCTGAATGGCATCTGCCCTTCTGCAGGAGTGGGATATGCAAGCACCAAGCCCCGAGATTACAGTCCAGATGAAGTCCCGCAG TCACACGAGGAGACCAACGCCTTGCTGCAGGCGAGAGTGCTGCACAACGGGAATGCCCAGCAAGACTACCAGCCCTCCAG ATTGCCTAACTCGAGAACAGAAGACAGCTCTTTCCTCTACAGTCTCCCAGATGACTCCACTCACCAGCTTCTTCAGCCACAAGATGACTGTCCTCACCTTCAAGAGCACTTTGTTGGCCTCCATCATCCAGTGATGGGCAGCAAAGTGGGAGGCCCTAGCCTGGATGCTCGACGAGATCCTCTGTTCCACCAAG GAAGCCCTTGCTGCCTAGGCCTAGTGCCAGTTGAAGAGGTAGAAAGACTAGATTGCTGCCAATCCAGAGGAGATCTCCATCCCCAGAATCCAGTGATCGCATCTTTGGGTCAGGACCTACCAAGACATCTGAACAGCAGCCCGCCACCACTGAGGCCCTTAGAGACTCATTCTCCCACCAGCTAG
- the BOC gene encoding brother of CDO isoform X8, whose translation MAMTRGKKRPMSPISCLILAAASCFARLSESLQVTVQPASIVQKLGGLVSLGCVVDPPRVNLTWRLNGKELAGSDEVLGIHIERGKLVIAALNNRTVGRYQCIARVPEGVIASVPAVVTLANLKDFKFDGQHVIEVDEGNTAVIACDLPESHPKAQVRYSVKQEWLEASRDNYLIMPSGNLQIVNASQEDEGTYKCAAYNPVTQEVKTSVSSERLRVRRSTAEAARIIYPPEAQTIIVTKGQSLILECVASGIPPPRVSWAKDGSSVSAYNKTRFLLSNLLIDPTSEEDSGTYSCTADNGVGEAGAAFIFYNVQVFEPPEVTMELSQQIIPWGQSAKFTCEVRGNPQPSVMWLRNAVPLSASHRLRLSRKALRLVSVGPEDDGIYQCMAENEVGSAQAMVQLRTARPGATRNPGRDAQLGSAQPPTPPSRDSALKLPLDKAALPKPETTPLAASPQCAANGELVSPAEAPIILSSPRTSKTDSYDLVWRPRPDSRAPILYYVVKHRKVTNASDSWAVRDVPASQHRLTLTRLDPGSLYEVEMAAHNCAGEGQTAMVTFRTGRRPKPDIVASKEQQIQRDDPGTSTQSSNQPDNSRLSPPEAPDRPTISVASETSVYVTWIPRGNGGFPIQSFRVEYKKLKKLGDWVLATSDIPPSRLSVEIPGLEKGMSYKFRVRALNILGESEPSAASRPYVVSGYSNRVYERPVAGPYITFTDAINETTIMLKWMYIPASNNNTPIHGFYIYYRPTDSDNDSDYKKDVVEGDRYWHSISHLQPETSYDIKMQCFNEGGESEFSNVMICETKARKTLGLPGRLPPPTVAPQQRPPLSGGHSGLGTGAMVARSSDLPYLIVGVVLGSIVLLIVAFIPFCLWRAWSKQKQTIDMGFPGAGLLVSSCQYTMVPLRGISAPRANGHPYVNGQPYANGAHLNGICPSAGVGYASTKPRDYSPDEVPQSHEETNALLQARVLHNGNAQQDYQPSRLPNSRTEDSSFLYSLPDDSTHQLLQPQDDCPHLQEHFVGLHHPVMGSKVGGPSLDARRDPLFHQGSPCCLGLVPVEEVERLDCCQSRGDLHPQNPVIASLGQDLPRHLNSSPPPLRPLETHSPTS comes from the exons GTGAatctctgcaggtgacagtgcAACCTGCCTCCATTGTCCAAAAGCTCGGGGGCCTAGTCAGCCTGGGGTGTGTGGTGGATCCCCCCAGAGTGAACCTCACATGGAGACTGAACGGGAAAGAGTTGGCTGGATCGGACGAGGTGCTGGGTATCCACATCGAGCGAGGGAAACTTGTCATCGCAGCTCTCAACAACCGCACGGTGGGGCGATACCAGTGCATCGCTCGAGTTCCCGAAGGAGTCATTGCCAGTGTCCCCGCAGTGGTCACATTAGCTA ATCTCAAAGATTTCAAGTTTGATGGCCAGCATGTGATCGAGGTGGATGAAGGGAACACGGCCGTGATCGCCTGCGACCTGCCCGAAAGTCACCCCAAGGCTCAGGTCCGCTACAGCGTGAAGCAGGAGTGGCTAGAGGCCTCCCGAG ACAATTACCTTATCATGCCATCCGGGAACCTTCAGATTGTCAATGCCAGCCAAGAGGATGAGGGGACTTACAAATGTGCTGCCTACAACCCTGTGACGCAGGAGGTGAAAACCTCTGTCTCCAGTGAGAGGCTCCGTGTGAGAC gttccacagcagaggcagccCGGATAATCTACCCCCCCGAAGCTCAGACCATCATTGTCACCAAGGGCCAAAGCCTCATCCTAGAGTGTGTGGCCAGTGGGATCCCCCCGCCCCGGGTCAGCTGGGCCAAGGATGGCTCCAGTGTCTCTGCATACAACAAGACGCGCTTCCTGCTCAGCAACCTCCTGATTGACCCCACCAGTGAGGAAGACTCGGGCACCTACAGCTGCACAGCCGACAACGGGGTtggggaggctggagctgcaTTCATCTTCTACAACGTGCAGGTGTTTG AGCCACCGGAGGTCACCATGGAGCTGTCCCAGCAGATCATTCCCTGGGGCCAGAGCGCCAAGTTCACCTGTGAGGTGCGAGGGAACCCCCAGCCCTCCGTCATGTGGCTGCGCAACGCTGTCCCCCTCTCCGCCAGCCATCGGCTGCGGCTGTCCCGCAAGGCACTGCGGCTGGTCAGCGTGGGGCCCGAGGATGACGGTATATACCAGTGCATGGCGGAGAACGAGGTCGGCAGCGCGCAAGCCATGGTGCAACTGAGGACAGCCAGGCCAG GAGCTACACGCAACCCTGGGCGAGATGCCCAGCTGGGCTCGGCTCAGCCTCCAACACCACCTTCCAGGGACAGTGCCTTAAAGCTGCCTCTGGATAAAGCTGCACTGCCAAAGCCTGAGACAACCCCGCTGGCAGCATCTCCACAGTGTGCAGCCAACGGTGAGCTGGTGTCTCCAGCTGAGGCCCCCATCATCCTCAGTTCTCCCCGGACATCCAAGACAGACAGCTACGATCTGGTGTGGAGACCCCGGCCTGACAGCAGAGCCCCCATCCTCTATTACGTGGTGAAGCATCGCAAG GTCACCAACGCCTCGGACAGCTGGGCAGTGAGGGACGTCCCAGCCTCGCAGCACCGCCTGACCCTCACCAGGCTGGACCCTGGGAGCCTTTACGAGGTGGAGATGGCCGCTCACAACTGTGCCGGCGAGGGACAGACGGCCATGGTGACCTTCCGGACTG GCCGGCGCCCAAAACCAGATATTGTTGCCAGCAAAGAGCAGCAAATCCAGAGGGACGACCCAGGCACGAGCACTCAGAGCAGTAACCAGCCTGACAACAGCCGTCTGTCCC CTCCAGAGGCACCAGACCGTCCAACCATCTCTGTGGCATCAGAGACTTCTGTGTATGTGACTTGGATCCCCCGTGGGAATGGTGGGTTCCCCATCCAGTCTTTCCGTGTCGAATataagaaactgaagaagttGGGAGACTGGGTCCTGGCCACCAGTGATATTCCTCCCTCTCGCCTCTCTGTTGAAATCCCAGGCCTGGAGAAAG GCATGTCCTACAAATTCCGTGTCCGAGCACTGAACATCCTGGGAGAGAGTGAGCCCAGTGCGGCGTCTCGGCCATATGTGGTGTCTGGGTACAGCAACCGAGTCTACGAGCGCCCTGTGGCCGGGCCATACATCACCTTCACAGATGCCATCAATGAGACCACCATCATGCTGAAGTGGATG TATATCCCAGCCAGCAACAACAACACTCCCATCCACGGTTTTTACATCTACTACCGTCCCACTGACAGTGACAACGACAGCGACTACAAGAAGGATGTGGTGGAAG GAGATCGGTACTGGCATTCCATCAGCCACCTGCAGCCAGAAACCTCCTATGACATTAAGATGCAGTGCTTCAACGAGGGTGGTGAAAGCGAGTTCAGCAACGTGATGATCTGTGAAACGAAAG CTCGGAAGACTCTTGGTTTGCCTGGTCGTCTCCCACCCCCCACAGTGGCCCCCCAGCAGCGTCCCCCACTCAGTGGTGGGCACAGTGGCCTGGGGACAGGAGCCATGGTGGCCCGTTCCAGCGACCTGCCATACTTGATTGTAGGTGTTGTGCTGGGCTCTATCGTACTCCTCATTGTGGCTTTcatccccttttgcctttggaGAGCCTGGTCCAAGCAGA aGCAAACCATTGACATGGGCttcccaggagctgggctgctggTATCGTCCTGCCAGTACACCATGGTGCCTCTGAGGGGCATCTCTGCTCCTCGTGCCAATGGCCACCCCTATGTTAACGGGCAGCCCTATGCTAATGGGGCACATCTGAATGGCATCTGCCCTTCTGCAGGAGTGGGATATGCAAGCACCAAGCCCCGAGATTACAGTCCAGATGAAGTCCCGCAG TCACACGAGGAGACCAACGCCTTGCTGCAGGCGAGAGTGCTGCACAACGGGAATGCCCAGCAAGACTACCAGCCCTCCAG ATTGCCTAACTCGAGAACAGAAGACAGCTCTTTCCTCTACAGTCTCCCAGATGACTCCACTCACCAGCTTCTTCAGCCACAAGATGACTGTCCTCACCTTCAAGAGCACTTTGTTGGCCTCCATCATCCAGTGATGGGCAGCAAAGTGGGAGGCCCTAGCCTGGATGCTCGACGAGATCCTCTGTTCCACCAAG GAAGCCCTTGCTGCCTAGGCCTAGTGCCAGTTGAAGAGGTAGAAAGACTAGATTGCTGCCAATCCAGAGGAGATCTCCATCCCCAGAATCCAGTGATCGCATCTTTGGGTCAGGACCTACCAAGACATCTGAACAGCAGCCCGCCACCACTGAGGCCCTTAGAGACTCATTCTCCCACCAGCTAG